In Hallerella succinigenes, the following are encoded in one genomic region:
- a CDS encoding V-type ATP synthase subunit A, with amino-acid sequence MASIGKIVGVNGNLIRVAFDGAVAQNEVGFAKLSSGVELKSEVIRIRGDYAELQVFEDTTGLKAGDEVHFTGELLSVELGPGLLTQVFDGLQNPLPNLAEECGFFLQRGKYLPALPRDRKWSFTPTAKAGDTVTGGDTLGTVPEGIFKHRIMVPFRVRGQVTVESIVPAGEHVIEDVIAVLKDAEGKKIEVKMYQTWPVKVPIKNYQERLRPTKPLTMQQRIIDTFFPVAQGGTFCTPGPFGAGKTVLQQLMSRYADVDVVILAACGERAGEVVETLREFPELNDPRTGKSLMDRTLIICNTSSMPVAAREASVYTGVTIAEYYRQMGLNVLLLADSTSRWAQALREMSGRLEEIPGEEAFPAYLESTIASFYERGGVVKLRDGSTGSVTICGSVSPAGGNFEEPVTQATLKVVGAFLGLSRERSDQRRFPAIHPLESWSKYEGIIESAKVEEARHILAAGNDVNQMMKVVGEEGTSIEDFITYLKSEYLDSVYLQQDAYHEIDAACSADRQKYVFDRVYKILKTPMEFADKDSARGFFLKLTQATKDWNRVAFDSNDFKSLEEQIFNSVAEVTKNV; translated from the coding sequence ATGGCTAGTATCGGTAAAATCGTCGGAGTAAACGGTAACTTGATCCGTGTTGCATTCGACGGCGCAGTAGCACAAAACGAAGTCGGTTTCGCCAAGCTTTCGTCTGGTGTGGAACTTAAGAGTGAAGTTATCCGTATTCGCGGAGACTATGCAGAACTCCAGGTTTTCGAAGACACGACAGGCCTTAAGGCGGGCGACGAAGTCCACTTTACTGGAGAACTTCTTTCCGTGGAACTGGGCCCGGGCCTTTTGACTCAGGTGTTCGACGGTTTGCAGAACCCGCTTCCGAATCTTGCGGAAGAATGCGGATTCTTCCTGCAGCGCGGTAAGTATCTTCCGGCTCTTCCGCGTGATCGCAAATGGTCCTTTACTCCGACGGCTAAGGCCGGCGATACGGTGACGGGCGGCGATACGCTCGGTACTGTTCCGGAAGGCATTTTCAAGCACCGCATCATGGTGCCGTTCCGCGTTCGCGGTCAGGTGACAGTCGAATCCATCGTCCCGGCCGGTGAACATGTCATTGAAGATGTCATCGCTGTTTTGAAGGACGCCGAAGGCAAGAAGATCGAAGTCAAGATGTATCAGACATGGCCGGTGAAGGTTCCTATCAAGAACTACCAGGAACGCCTCCGCCCGACAAAGCCTCTCACGATGCAGCAGCGCATCATCGATACGTTCTTCCCGGTGGCTCAGGGCGGTACGTTCTGCACGCCGGGGCCCTTCGGTGCTGGCAAGACCGTGCTTCAGCAGTTGATGAGCCGTTATGCGGACGTCGATGTCGTGATTCTCGCCGCTTGCGGTGAACGTGCTGGTGAAGTGGTGGAGACCCTTCGCGAATTCCCGGAACTCAATGACCCGCGTACAGGCAAGAGCTTGATGGACCGTACGCTCATCATTTGTAACACGTCTTCCATGCCGGTGGCCGCGCGTGAAGCTTCCGTTTATACCGGAGTGACGATTGCTGAATACTATCGTCAGATGGGCTTGAACGTTCTCCTCCTCGCTGACTCGACTTCTCGTTGGGCTCAAGCTCTTCGTGAAATGAGCGGACGTTTGGAAGAAATCCCGGGCGAAGAAGCATTCCCGGCTTACCTCGAATCCACAATCGCTTCCTTCTATGAACGCGGTGGTGTGGTGAAGCTCCGCGATGGTTCTACGGGTTCCGTGACGATTTGCGGTTCCGTCTCCCCGGCAGGTGGTAACTTTGAAGAACCGGTGACGCAGGCTACCTTGAAGGTGGTGGGCGCATTCCTCGGCCTTTCCCGTGAACGTTCCGACCAGCGTCGCTTCCCGGCAATTCACCCGCTCGAATCTTGGTCCAAGTACGAAGGCATCATCGAATCCGCTAAGGTGGAAGAAGCCCGTCATATCCTCGCCGCCGGTAATGATGTGAACCAGATGATGAAGGTCGTGGGTGAAGAAGGTACGTCGATCGAAGACTTCATTACTTACTTGAAGTCCGAATATCTCGACTCCGTCTATCTGCAGCAGGACGCTTACCATGAAATCGATGCAGCTTGCTCTGCGGATCGTCAGAAGTACGTCTTTGACCGCGTTTACAAGATTTTGAAGACTCCGATGGAATTCGCCGATAAGGATTCCGCCCGTGGATTCTTCTTGAAGCTTACACAGGCGACTAAGGACTGGAACCGAGTTGCATTTGATTCTAACGATTTCAAGTCTCTCGAAGAACAGATTTTCAACTCCGTCGCAGAGGTCACGAAGAATGTATAA
- a CDS encoding ATPase, translating into MAEDLQTLIDRIQKEAVDKAEVQSSAIIAKAKEEAASIIKNAEAEAAAKLEKADKDAEVYTERSERALEQAARDVLISVGRRFEKIVSDIVALQVEKNLSEATVKEMLLALAKNYNSDLAVVFSDADKAKLTSFVTGEFAKELGKGVKVESDSGIKFGFRVKVENGKISHEFTAPEIASALSSMVRPQIAKVVSSAAQEK; encoded by the coding sequence ATGGCTGAAGATTTACAGACACTGATTGATCGCATCCAAAAAGAAGCCGTGGACAAGGCTGAAGTCCAGTCCAGTGCAATTATCGCCAAGGCGAAGGAAGAAGCCGCAAGCATCATTAAGAATGCAGAAGCCGAAGCCGCTGCCAAGCTTGAAAAAGCCGATAAGGATGCTGAAGTCTATACAGAACGTAGCGAACGTGCCCTCGAACAGGCTGCACGTGACGTTTTGATTTCTGTGGGTCGTCGTTTTGAAAAGATCGTGAGCGATATCGTCGCTCTCCAGGTCGAAAAGAACCTTTCCGAAGCAACGGTCAAGGAAATGCTTCTTGCCCTCGCTAAGAATTACAATTCCGATCTCGCCGTCGTCTTCTCTGACGCAGACAAGGCGAAGCTCACTTCCTTTGTGACGGGTGAATTTGCCAAGGAACTCGGCAAGGGTGTCAAGGTCGAAAGCGATTCCGGCATCAAGTTCGGCTTCCGCGTTAAGGTAGAAAACGGCAAGATCTCTCACGAATTTACCGCTCCGGAAATCGCATCGGCGCTTTCCTCCATGGTTCGCCCGCAGATTGCTAAGGTTGTATCTAGCGCAGCTCAGGAAAAATAA
- a CDS encoding c-type cytochrome: MTALFAAEVFQLPELTPEARASVAELYDQECYACHRWKRNFAGPDMQGNVERYLDNPKGLFDYLKDPQPIHPDKYRPMEIKKLSDKDASLMVAWLISLAKDSSATDRPK; encoded by the coding sequence ATGACGGCTCTTTTTGCCGCAGAAGTCTTTCAGCTGCCCGAGCTGACTCCCGAAGCGAGAGCCTCGGTCGCTGAACTGTACGATCAGGAATGCTACGCCTGCCACCGCTGGAAGCGAAATTTTGCAGGCCCCGATATGCAGGGGAATGTGGAACGCTACTTGGACAATCCCAAAGGTCTTTTCGATTATCTCAAAGATCCACAACCAATCCACCCGGACAAGTATCGCCCGATGGAAATCAAGAAGCTCTCCGACAAGGACGCTTCTCTGATGGTTGCATGGCTGATTTCGCTCGCCAAAGATTCCTCGGCGACGGATCGACCAAAATAA
- a CDS encoding SDR family NAD(P)-dependent oxidoreductase produces MKRYKALLITGASAGIGKEIAYTLAPQTENIVLVARRADKLETLAKDLSVRFGVNAFALPADLSVSGAAEQVFEKTIELVGRPPDLLVNDAGIGYSGDATEIPTESETKMVTLNIESLMVLCKLSLKTMYARRCGVILNVASVAGFQPGPYMAAYYASKAFVLSYSEALAEEARPYGVRVLTLCPGTVDTGFHFQAGSKRGFWRTLFSTSPEKVAWEAAKAILLGFPDRIVPGPINKAVLFVERLLPRFVVTHLTGKFLKPKD; encoded by the coding sequence ATGAAACGATATAAAGCTCTTTTGATTACAGGCGCAAGTGCGGGCATTGGCAAGGAAATCGCCTATACGCTTGCGCCGCAAACCGAAAACATCGTTTTGGTGGCGCGTCGGGCCGATAAGCTCGAAACCTTGGCAAAGGACCTTTCTGTCCGCTTTGGCGTAAATGCTTTTGCCCTTCCGGCAGATCTTTCGGTTTCGGGGGCTGCGGAACAGGTTTTCGAAAAAACGATCGAGCTGGTCGGTCGCCCGCCTGATCTTTTGGTAAACGATGCAGGCATCGGCTATAGCGGCGACGCTACTGAAATTCCGACGGAATCGGAAACAAAGATGGTCACGCTGAACATCGAAAGCCTAATGGTGCTTTGCAAACTTTCCCTCAAAACCATGTATGCCCGCCGTTGCGGTGTCATTTTGAACGTAGCGAGCGTCGCCGGTTTCCAGCCGGGGCCTTATATGGCGGCCTATTATGCGAGCAAGGCTTTTGTCCTTTCCTATAGCGAAGCTCTTGCTGAAGAAGCGCGTCCTTATGGCGTCCGCGTTTTAACGCTCTGCCCGGGGACTGTCGATACGGGATTCCATTTCCAGGCAGGTTCTAAAAGGGGATTCTGGAGAACTCTTTTCAGCACTTCTCCGGAAAAAGTCGCTTGGGAAGCTGCGAAGGCGATCCTGCTCGGATTTCCAGACCGGATTGTTCCGGGACCTATCAACAAGGCTGTGCTCTTTGTGGAACGTCTGTTGCCGCGCTTTGTCGTGACGCATCTGACGGGCAAGTTCCTAAAGCCCAAGGATTAG
- a CDS encoding manganese efflux pump MntP family protein, producing MDIVGILLVACALSIDCFAISLSVGLCRKETSQIEISKIGLFFGVFQAGMTLLGAFCGKFLAELIGAFDHWIAFGLLVFLGVRMIREAAIGGEDRTFTQKLSLKTLAALAVATSLDALAVGLSFALIGHEILWTSFVIGIVAFLAAEIGTNVGKTAGKKFSSEVTEWIGGVVLILIGIKILAEHLQQDLS from the coding sequence ATGGACATTGTTGGCATTTTACTTGTCGCATGTGCGTTGTCGATCGACTGCTTTGCTATTTCTCTTTCGGTTGGACTGTGCCGTAAAGAGACCTCGCAGATTGAAATTTCAAAGATCGGGCTCTTTTTTGGCGTATTCCAAGCTGGAATGACTTTGCTAGGTGCCTTCTGCGGAAAATTTTTGGCGGAGCTCATCGGAGCTTTTGACCATTGGATTGCCTTTGGGCTTTTGGTCTTTTTGGGCGTCCGCATGATCCGCGAAGCGGCAATCGGCGGAGAGGACAGAACCTTTACCCAAAAGCTTTCCTTGAAAACCTTGGCGGCTCTTGCCGTGGCGACAAGCCTCGACGCGCTCGCGGTCGGGCTTTCCTTTGCGCTGATCGGGCACGAGATTCTTTGGACCTCTTTCGTCATCGGTATCGTCGCATTCCTTGCGGCAGAAATCGGAACGAACGTGGGCAAGACTGCCGGGAAAAAATTTTCTTCCGAAGTGACGGAATGGATTGGCGGTGTCGTTCTGATTTTAATCGGGATAAAGATTCTCGCCGAGCATTTACAGCAGGATCTTTCCTAA
- a CDS encoding DUF4416 family protein translates to MATPHHFSEKAALLAFVLVPGAEWPEDLLRSLQKTWGPIRHLGKLYPFDKTDYYTPEMGSGLYRGVLSFERTVSPEEIGKEKERSNALEQTFAESAEQRHVNIDIGYMDLDKVVLPSYKRGPFKLYAGAGLWLDMILHYAKGHFIPTAWAFDDFKRDPYEHDLLLVREKFKKSKIL, encoded by the coding sequence ATGGCAACACCTCATCATTTTTCAGAAAAAGCAGCACTTCTCGCATTTGTCCTTGTCCCGGGTGCCGAATGGCCCGAAGACCTTCTCCGATCCTTGCAAAAGACCTGGGGACCGATCCGTCACTTGGGCAAACTTTACCCTTTCGACAAAACCGATTATTACACCCCCGAAATGGGAAGCGGTCTTTACCGCGGCGTGCTTTCGTTTGAACGCACCGTTTCCCCGGAAGAAATTGGCAAGGAAAAGGAACGTTCGAACGCTTTGGAACAGACCTTCGCCGAATCTGCAGAACAGCGCCACGTGAATATCGACATCGGCTACATGGATTTAGACAAGGTCGTTCTGCCTTCTTATAAGCGTGGTCCGTTCAAGCTTTACGCGGGCGCGGGCCTCTGGCTCGACATGATTCTGCATTATGCGAAAGGACACTTTATTCCGACGGCATGGGCTTTCGACGACTTCAAACGCGACCCTTACGAACACGATCTTTTGCTCGTGCGCGAAAAATTCAAAAAATCCAAAATTCTTTAG
- a CDS encoding DNA internalization-related competence protein ComEC/Rec2 gives MHWEDLKNFLKPLSERPALAGFFAGVLYLSSAAFPLYGAVCTAILIVFLAILPTFPRRTTLCILLAFSLRLLLMLWNSPEYKFEPEKLPRESSGFVESVLDRPEGVAAILQSKFGKLRLSKKEPPFPAPGDSILFTAKWYPVEPPTVPGGFDSPKWLQSQNLAGFGKLEKFQVLRHRFIPEEAFSKIRHALKNYFAQFLPPAETGLLIGLLAGDRSSIPDSLQSGFRRAGIVHVLAISGFHVVLLSGMVLLFLKATRMPHKFARSAAILLMLLYAPIAGGSPAVYRAVFMFTVVQLGQLFQRKADGLNSLGIALLILTAIDPQILWNVGFQLSASATGGIIAYGKRSPWETENEAFKKNPLWKFLESNVLSAIWITLVATASTAPFLIWSFHSLSPISILGNIFVVPLVSLGMQAGIFALLLPIPMIANFFCAAAGFLFRLSAYLVSRISTVSIASVTVGPFPAWILILGGVLVLSLGAFKSNRFARKQVLVILLAFGVYALGSELGGKLKPSWKVSVLDIGQGDCIFVQSPRGDAYLVDVGVNSGRRNVANDKIIPFLQESGVWKLKGIIVTHPDLDHFSGASVLMKEFPVENLWVQECSRITEKPEWQEVLQTASEKNIPIQDLRRGMLFTETTRQGLHHVNTWKMRVLHPDPFHCGETNSESTTIRISGVGGSILLTGDLTKEGEREILATDIPLKTDILKLGHHGSKTSSSREFLKAVSPDIAIASNGRHNKFHHPHKQVVERLDSLKIPLLNTSQKGTVQVEFDESGYRITTAL, from the coding sequence ATGCATTGGGAAGATTTGAAAAATTTTTTAAAGCCCCTGTCGGAAAGACCCGCCCTTGCCGGTTTTTTTGCAGGAGTTCTTTACCTGTCTTCTGCCGCATTCCCGCTTTACGGTGCGGTCTGCACCGCTATCCTAATTGTCTTTTTAGCGATTCTTCCCACCTTTCCGCGTCGCACGACGCTCTGCATTCTGCTCGCCTTTTCGCTGCGGTTGCTTCTTATGCTTTGGAATAGTCCTGAATATAAATTCGAGCCCGAGAAACTTCCCCGGGAAAGTTCGGGTTTTGTCGAATCCGTACTGGACAGGCCCGAAGGCGTTGCGGCCATTCTCCAAAGTAAATTCGGAAAACTGCGTCTTTCAAAAAAAGAACCGCCCTTCCCCGCTCCCGGAGATTCGATTTTGTTTACGGCAAAATGGTACCCGGTAGAGCCTCCTACGGTACCGGGAGGATTCGATTCGCCGAAGTGGCTTCAAAGCCAAAATCTCGCCGGCTTTGGAAAGCTCGAAAAATTTCAGGTTTTACGCCACCGGTTCATTCCGGAAGAAGCCTTTTCAAAGATTCGCCACGCACTCAAAAATTACTTCGCCCAGTTTTTACCGCCAGCGGAAACAGGACTCTTGATCGGGCTTTTGGCTGGTGACCGTTCAAGCATTCCCGATTCGCTGCAAAGCGGATTTCGTCGAGCGGGAATTGTGCATGTTCTCGCGATTAGTGGGTTTCATGTCGTGCTACTTTCGGGAATGGTCCTACTGTTTTTGAAGGCGACCCGGATGCCACACAAATTTGCCCGGAGCGCCGCCATTTTATTAATGCTCCTTTATGCTCCGATCGCCGGAGGTTCGCCCGCCGTGTACCGAGCCGTTTTCATGTTCACCGTGGTGCAGCTTGGACAGCTCTTTCAGCGCAAGGCGGACGGTCTGAATTCGCTCGGAATCGCCCTGTTGATTTTGACAGCAATCGATCCGCAGATCTTGTGGAATGTCGGTTTTCAACTTTCCGCTTCTGCGACAGGAGGGATCATCGCCTACGGAAAGCGTTCCCCCTGGGAGACCGAGAACGAAGCCTTCAAAAAGAATCCGCTTTGGAAATTTTTGGAATCGAATGTTCTGAGTGCAATCTGGATTACGCTTGTTGCAACAGCATCGACTGCTCCGTTTTTGATTTGGTCGTTTCATTCCCTGTCGCCGATTTCCATTTTGGGAAATATTTTTGTTGTTCCGCTGGTGAGCCTTGGCATGCAAGCAGGAATCTTTGCGCTCCTTTTGCCGATTCCGATGATTGCGAACTTTTTTTGTGCGGCGGCTGGATTTTTATTTCGCCTTTCGGCGTATCTGGTGAGCCGAATTTCTACCGTTTCGATTGCCTCGGTGACCGTTGGACCTTTCCCCGCCTGGATTTTAATTCTCGGCGGCGTGCTCGTGCTTTCGCTCGGCGCTTTTAAGAGCAACCGTTTTGCAAGAAAACAGGTCCTTGTGATTTTGCTCGCCTTTGGCGTTTACGCTCTTGGTTCGGAACTCGGAGGCAAGTTAAAGCCTTCCTGGAAAGTATCGGTTTTAGACATTGGGCAAGGCGACTGTATTTTTGTCCAAAGCCCTCGGGGAGACGCTTACCTTGTCGATGTCGGTGTGAATTCCGGAAGGCGGAACGTGGCAAACGACAAAATTATTCCCTTTTTGCAGGAGAGTGGCGTGTGGAAGTTGAAAGGAATCATTGTAACGCATCCGGACTTGGACCATTTTTCGGGAGCGAGCGTTTTGATGAAAGAATTTCCCGTGGAGAATCTTTGGGTGCAGGAATGTTCCCGCATTACAGAAAAGCCCGAATGGCAAGAAGTTCTCCAAACCGCATCCGAAAAGAACATTCCCATTCAGGACTTACGCCGCGGCATGCTCTTTACCGAAACGACTCGCCAAGGCTTGCACCACGTGAACACCTGGAAAATGCGCGTTCTGCACCCCGACCCGTTTCATTGCGGCGAGACCAATTCCGAAAGCACCACGATCCGCATTTCAGGCGTGGGAGGCTCCATTCTGCTCACGGGAGATTTAACGAAAGAGGGCGAACGGGAAATTCTCGCCACGGACATTCCCCTGAAAACAGACATTCTAAAACTCGGCCATCACGGTTCCAAAACTTCCAGTTCGAGAGAATTCTTAAAAGCGGTTTCCCCGGACATCGCCATCGCTTCGAACGGCCGTCATAATAAATTCCACCACCCGCACAAGCAGGTGGTGGAAAGACTCGACAGTTTGAAGATTCCCCTGCTGAACACGTCCCAAAAAGGAACTGTCCAGGTGGAATTTGACGAAAGTGGTTACCGCATAACGACAGCGCTTTGA
- a CDS encoding inositol monophosphatase family protein, producing MSEVKELLGIAKRAATAAQAVILSHYEKHLSVEWKPDNTPVTIADKGAEEKLRQVFEKETPNFGVIGEEFGIEKPDAEYKWVFDPIDGTKSFIRGVPLFGTLIGLYHKDEPWVGIVNLPAQNHMLYAGKGLGAFMDDAQVHVSKVAKMKQGLALSGTVNTFETEGYADNFERYRKSALLYRGWGDCYGYFLVATGRAEAMIDPTVSLWDVAAFPAIFAEAGGKFSLLNGESKLFNADGTPSHLIHEGYTSVATNALVNEEVLGFFK from the coding sequence ATGTCAGAAGTCAAAGAACTTTTGGGAATCGCAAAGCGTGCCGCTACTGCCGCACAGGCTGTGATTCTTTCGCACTACGAAAAGCACCTTTCTGTGGAATGGAAACCGGACAACACGCCTGTCACTATTGCAGACAAAGGCGCAGAAGAAAAATTGCGTCAGGTCTTTGAAAAGGAAACTCCGAACTTTGGCGTTATCGGCGAAGAATTCGGAATCGAAAAACCGGATGCTGAATACAAATGGGTTTTCGATCCGATTGACGGCACCAAGTCTTTTATTCGCGGTGTTCCTTTGTTCGGAACGTTGATCGGTCTTTATCACAAAGACGAACCTTGGGTGGGCATTGTCAATTTGCCGGCGCAGAATCACATGCTGTATGCGGGCAAGGGCTTGGGAGCTTTTATGGATGATGCACAAGTTCACGTTTCGAAGGTGGCGAAGATGAAGCAGGGCCTTGCCCTTTCGGGAACGGTGAATACGTTCGAAACTGAAGGTTATGCAGACAACTTTGAACGCTATCGCAAGTCGGCTTTGCTCTACCGTGGCTGGGGCGATTGCTACGGTTACTTCCTCGTTGCTACGGGCCGTGCCGAAGCGATGATCGATCCGACTGTTTCCTTGTGGGATGTCGCCGCGTTTCCGGCGATCTTTGCGGAAGCGGGAGGCAAGTTCTCCCTGTTGAACGGTGAATCCAAGCTTTTCAATGCGGATGGCACGCCTTCGCATCTGATTCATGAAGGTTATACAAGCGTCGCGACGAACGCCTTGGTGAACGAAGAAGTTCTCGGCTTCTTCAAGTAA